A portion of the Anaerolineae bacterium genome contains these proteins:
- the glpX gene encoding class II fructose-bisphosphatase: METGPSLPDRNLALELVRVTEAAALAAGRWMGRGDKEAVDRAAVEAMRLVLNTIRMDGIVVIGEGEKDQAPMLYNGERLGTGDPPQVDIAVDPVEGTTLLAQGQPNALSVVAMAERGTMFFPGPIVYMDKIAVGPEAKGAIDIEAPVAVNLRNVARARGKDINDLTVVMLDRDRHKKLIEEVRHVGARIRLLPHGDVAGGLMTAMESTGIDILLGIGGSPEAVLTACALKCVGGEIQAKLWPRNEEERRKALEMGYDLNRIYTTDDLCSGQNIFFSATGITDGELLRGVRYFGGGARTETLVMRSKSGTVRRIEAVHRWDKLMKFSLIPFD, from the coding sequence ATGGAAACTGGGCCTTCGTTGCCTGACCGGAACCTGGCGCTGGAGCTGGTGCGTGTGACGGAGGCGGCGGCCCTGGCCGCCGGCCGCTGGATGGGCCGCGGCGACAAGGAAGCGGTTGACCGCGCCGCCGTCGAGGCTATGCGTCTGGTGCTCAACACCATCCGCATGGACGGCATCGTCGTCATCGGCGAGGGAGAGAAAGACCAGGCGCCGATGCTGTATAACGGCGAGCGCCTGGGCACCGGTGATCCTCCGCAAGTAGACATCGCCGTGGATCCGGTCGAAGGCACCACTCTGCTGGCGCAGGGTCAGCCCAACGCCCTGTCTGTGGTGGCAATGGCGGAACGCGGCACCATGTTTTTCCCCGGCCCCATCGTCTATATGGACAAGATCGCCGTCGGGCCGGAGGCCAAGGGGGCCATTGACATCGAGGCGCCGGTAGCGGTGAATCTGCGCAATGTGGCGCGGGCGCGGGGCAAGGACATCAATGACCTGACCGTTGTCATGCTGGACCGGGACCGCCACAAGAAGCTGATCGAAGAGGTGCGGCATGTCGGCGCCCGCATCCGCCTGCTCCCGCACGGCGACGTGGCCGGCGGCCTGATGACCGCGATGGAATCCACCGGCATTGACATCCTGCTGGGTATCGGCGGTTCCCCGGAGGCTGTGCTCACCGCTTGCGCGCTCAAATGTGTCGGCGGCGAGATCCAGGCCAAGCTTTGGCCGCGCAACGAGGAGGAACGGCGCAAGGCCCTCGAAATGGGATACGACCTGAACCGGATTTACACCACGGATGACCTTTGCTCCGGGCAGAACATCTTCTTCTCCGCCACCGGCATTACGGACGGCGAGTTGTTGAGGGGCGTGCGCTACTTCGGCGGCGGGGCACGCACCGAAACCCTGGTCATGCGCAGTAAGTCCGGCACGGTGCGGCGCATCGAGGCGGTGCACCGTTGGGACAAGCTGATGAAGTTCAGCCTGATACCTTTTGATTGA
- a CDS encoding tetratricopeptide repeat protein encodes MPERASRPAVGWWRRLCSWFLTLRAAGHRHFGDLYADRESFEKAVFDLTRAIELDAGNAGALLMRGTIYWRELNIPERAVQDLTRVLQLIPGHAEALFQRGCARINAGDAAGARQDLEEYLRRFPAGGWSEHARRLRDMLDEVPLQEDGAGRMG; translated from the coding sequence ATGCCCGAACGAGCAAGCCGGCCGGCTGTCGGCTGGTGGCGCCGCCTGTGTAGCTGGTTCCTCACCCTGCGCGCCGCCGGCCACCGCCATTTCGGCGACCTGTACGCCGACCGGGAATCCTTCGAGAAAGCGGTTTTCGACCTCACCCGGGCCATCGAGCTGGACGCTGGCAATGCCGGCGCACTGCTCATGCGCGGCACCATTTACTGGCGTGAGCTGAATATCCCCGAACGGGCGGTGCAGGACCTCACGCGGGTGCTCCAGCTCATCCCCGGCCATGCGGAGGCGCTGTTCCAGCGCGGCTGTGCGCGCATCAACGCCGGCGACGCGGCCGGCGCGCGCCAGGACCTGGAGGAGTATCTGCGCCGCTTCCCCGCCGGCGGATGGAGCGAGCATGCCCGCCGGCTGCGCGATATGCTGGACGAGGTGCCGCTCCAGGAGGATGGAGCCGGCCGGATGGGATAA